A genome region from Gigantopelta aegis isolate Gae_Host chromosome 3, Gae_host_genome, whole genome shotgun sequence includes the following:
- the LOC121368103 gene encoding zinc finger protein 184-like isoform X2 has protein sequence MENIDKNIDDVLLLFKTKIQEAIYLIENMPDDTRRDVWQFWKEVSKIVKTTTRPKPRPAKAKQKTRQIKLEPDIEIIKMHEEVELSVLHLEESVSNQDGNGYDDDTNEVTLPVIFTQDFDNEISADIKQDSFASTPDLQRLYGSVYPETCNRAAASEILNASDSKADTLSVIVSTTATKAVHSSEPVGTADSSSKAARTPDCSSELTGASTDKARSVDSSSLLQSSGPETCEIYTTDGTNAILLSTEIQNKPVEQQTKRRRGRPRKVPTNDVSETHVVKSLPSTGMKIVSVRPKRVRKATESSIYCYLNSKSKKTAESDENEWSDNDVDAQVENDHSNANQDNNDDLNADQDNNDHLNADQDNNDHLNADQDNNDHLNADQDNNDHSYVGDSCEAGDKENEAEDKSLTGGKRKQMKSVCNYDTGPVVCPECGVELAYSSSLAAHMRKHTGARPFKCSHCDKGFTTKANMLRHELIHTGEKPFQCPLCDKAFTEARSLAIHNRTHTGEKPYVCKICNSSFRQLGTLQAHIYCHTGHKGHLCDLCGKAFRQKTQLREHQKRHTNSKSVKCDVCGKMFYGKGELFRHSLQHSGARPYKCSLCDKTFTRLQYLREHTNIHTGNKPYVCSECPMAFHDLASLYRHQLKHKKQAKKSQVDTVDLKRELFGSEVVIVNNDATDEVLQNLIAEAAENGQIQISQSTGSQLQAAAQSILDVSSPVAQVYQITYVDQDNGELGTGVRQDGGQILANVDFSAINLLANATQLSLGQ, from the exons atgGAAAACATAGATAAAAATATTGATgatgttttgcttttgtttaaaacaaag aTACAAGAGGCTATCTATCTAATTGAGAACATGCCTGATGATACTCGGAGAGATGTCTGGCAGTTTTGGAAAGAAGTTTCAAAAATTGTGAAGACAACGACCAGACCAAAGCCGCGACCGGCAAAAGCAAAGCAGAAAACACGACAAATTAAGTTGGAGCCAGAcatagaaataattaaaatgcacGAAGAAGTTGAACTGTCGGTTTTGCATCTGGAAGAGTCTGTTAGTAATCAAGATGGCAACGGTTACGATGATGACACCAATGAGGTAACCTTGCCTGTTATCTTCACACAGGATTTTGACAATGAAATTTCCGCCGATATTAAGCAAGACTCTTTTGCCTCTACACCAGATCTTCAACGTTTGTATGGCTCCGTGTACCCTGAGACTTGCAACAGAGCGGCTGCCTCTGAGATTCTTAACGCATCCGATTCTAAGGCTGATACTTTATCTGTTATTGTATCCACCACTGCCACTAAAGCTGTTCATTCATCAGAGCCTGTTGGTACAGCTGATTCTTCATCCAAAGCTGCCAGAACACCTGACTGTTCATCAGAGCTGACTGGTGCATCAACTGACAAGGCAAGGTCTGTAGATTCATCCAGTCTTCTGCAAAGCTCTGGACCCGAGACTTGTGAAATTTATACTACCGACGGCACCAATGCTATCCTTCTGTCAACTGAGATACAGAACAAGCCCGTAGAACAACAAACGAAGAGGAGGAGAGGCAGGCCCAGAAAGGTTCCCACTAATGACGTATCCGAAACTCACGTCGTGAAATCCTTGCCCAGTACGGGTATGAAAATTGTATCGGTCAGACCCAAGAGGGTTAGGAAAGCCACAGAGTCTTCAATATATTGTTACTTGAACAGCAAAAGTAAAAAGACAGCAGAGAGCGATGAGAATGAATGGTCTGACAATGACGTCGATGCCCAGGTTGAAAATGATCACTCGAATGCTAACCAGGATAACAATGATGACTTGAACGCTGACCAGGATAATAATGATCATTTGAACGCTGACCAAGATAATAATGATCATTTGAACGCTGACCAAGATAATAATGATCATTTGAACGCTGATCAGGATAATAATGATCACTCGTACGTCGGTGATAGCTGTGAAGCGGGCGATAAGGAGAATGAGGCAGAAGATAAGTCTTTAACTGGTGGGAAGAGGAAACAAATGAAGAGTGTCTGTAATTACGACACGGGGCCAGTTGTTTGTCCTGAATGTGGTGTAGAACTGGCCTATTCCTCTTCTCTCGCTG CTCACATGAGGAAACACACTGGAGCTCGTCCCTTTAAATGCAGCCATTGTGACAAGGGCTTCACCACCAAGGCCAACATGTTACGACATGAACTCATCCATACCGGAGAGAAGCCATTCCAGTGTCCATTGTGTGACAAAGCCTTTACGGAAGCCAGGTCCCTGGCCATTCACAACCGCACACACACAGGGGAGAAACCATATGT GTGTAAAATATGCAACTCCAGTTTCCGCCAGCTCGGCACTCTTCAGGCTCACATCTACTGCCACACGGGTCACAAGGGTCACCTGTGTGACCTGTGCGGGAAGGCGTTTCGGCAGAAGACTCAGTTACGAGAACACCAGAAACGACACACCAACAGCAAATCGGTCAAATGTGATGTGTGtggaaaaatgttttatggaaAAG GTGAATTATTCCGTCACAGTTTACAACACAGTGGTGCCCGCCCATACAAGTGTTCCCTCTGCGACAAGACGTTCACGCGCCTGCAGTACCTCCGCGAGCACACGAACATCCACACAGGCAACAAGCCGTACGTGTGTAGCGAGTGCCCCATGGCGTTTCACGACCTCGCCTCCTTGTACAGGCATCAGCTGAAACACAAGAAACAAGCAAAGAAATCGCAAGTTGATACCGTGGACCTTAAGAGAGAGTTGTTCGGATCCGAGGTGGTGATCGTGAATAACGATGCCACCGACGAAGTTCTACAGAATCTGATCGCGGAGGCTGCAGAGAACGGGCAGATACAGATCAGTCAGTCGACGGGCAGTCAGTTGCAAGCAGCAGCTCAGTCCATTCTGGACGTGTCTTCTCCTGTAGCTCAGGTCTATCAGATCACGTACGTGGATCAAGACAACGGGGAGTTGGGAACCGGGGTCAGACAAGACGGTGGACAAATATTAGCAAATGTCGACTTCTCGGCTATTAATCTACTGGCTAATGCAACTCAACTGTCGTTAGGCCAGTAG
- the LOC121368103 gene encoding zinc finger protein 184-like isoform X1 has translation MENIDKNIDDVLLLFKTKIQEAIYLIENMPDDTRRDVWQFWKEVSKIVKTTTRPKPRPAKAKQKTRQIKLEPDIEIIKMHEEVELSVLHLEESVSNQDGNGYDDDTNEVTLPVIFTQDFDNEISADIKQDSFASTPDLQRLYGSVYPETCNRAAASEILNASDSKADTLSVIVSTTATKAVHSSEPVGTADSSSKAARTPDCSSELTGASTDKARSVDSSSLLQSSGPETCEIYTTDGTNAILLSTEIQNKPVEQQTKRRRGRPRKVPTNDVSETHVVKSLPSTGMKIVSVRPKRVRKATESSIYCYLNSKSKKTAESDENEWSDNDVDAQVENDHSNANQDNNDDLNADQDNNDHLNADQDNNDHLNADQDNNDHLNADQDNNDHSYVGDSCEAGDKENEAEDKSLTGGKRKQMKSVCNYDTGPVVCPECGVELAYSSSLAGKECVINPCNAMVIAVKVLILCSTFLLYNLYSAHMRKHTGARPFKCSHCDKGFTTKANMLRHELIHTGEKPFQCPLCDKAFTEARSLAIHNRTHTGEKPYVCKICNSSFRQLGTLQAHIYCHTGHKGHLCDLCGKAFRQKTQLREHQKRHTNSKSVKCDVCGKMFYGKGELFRHSLQHSGARPYKCSLCDKTFTRLQYLREHTNIHTGNKPYVCSECPMAFHDLASLYRHQLKHKKQAKKSQVDTVDLKRELFGSEVVIVNNDATDEVLQNLIAEAAENGQIQISQSTGSQLQAAAQSILDVSSPVAQVYQITYVDQDNGELGTGVRQDGGQILANVDFSAINLLANATQLSLGQ, from the exons atgGAAAACATAGATAAAAATATTGATgatgttttgcttttgtttaaaacaaag aTACAAGAGGCTATCTATCTAATTGAGAACATGCCTGATGATACTCGGAGAGATGTCTGGCAGTTTTGGAAAGAAGTTTCAAAAATTGTGAAGACAACGACCAGACCAAAGCCGCGACCGGCAAAAGCAAAGCAGAAAACACGACAAATTAAGTTGGAGCCAGAcatagaaataattaaaatgcacGAAGAAGTTGAACTGTCGGTTTTGCATCTGGAAGAGTCTGTTAGTAATCAAGATGGCAACGGTTACGATGATGACACCAATGAGGTAACCTTGCCTGTTATCTTCACACAGGATTTTGACAATGAAATTTCCGCCGATATTAAGCAAGACTCTTTTGCCTCTACACCAGATCTTCAACGTTTGTATGGCTCCGTGTACCCTGAGACTTGCAACAGAGCGGCTGCCTCTGAGATTCTTAACGCATCCGATTCTAAGGCTGATACTTTATCTGTTATTGTATCCACCACTGCCACTAAAGCTGTTCATTCATCAGAGCCTGTTGGTACAGCTGATTCTTCATCCAAAGCTGCCAGAACACCTGACTGTTCATCAGAGCTGACTGGTGCATCAACTGACAAGGCAAGGTCTGTAGATTCATCCAGTCTTCTGCAAAGCTCTGGACCCGAGACTTGTGAAATTTATACTACCGACGGCACCAATGCTATCCTTCTGTCAACTGAGATACAGAACAAGCCCGTAGAACAACAAACGAAGAGGAGGAGAGGCAGGCCCAGAAAGGTTCCCACTAATGACGTATCCGAAACTCACGTCGTGAAATCCTTGCCCAGTACGGGTATGAAAATTGTATCGGTCAGACCCAAGAGGGTTAGGAAAGCCACAGAGTCTTCAATATATTGTTACTTGAACAGCAAAAGTAAAAAGACAGCAGAGAGCGATGAGAATGAATGGTCTGACAATGACGTCGATGCCCAGGTTGAAAATGATCACTCGAATGCTAACCAGGATAACAATGATGACTTGAACGCTGACCAGGATAATAATGATCATTTGAACGCTGACCAAGATAATAATGATCATTTGAACGCTGACCAAGATAATAATGATCATTTGAACGCTGATCAGGATAATAATGATCACTCGTACGTCGGTGATAGCTGTGAAGCGGGCGATAAGGAGAATGAGGCAGAAGATAAGTCTTTAACTGGTGGGAAGAGGAAACAAATGAAGAGTGTCTGTAATTACGACACGGGGCCAGTTGTTTGTCCTGAATGTGGTGTAGAACTGGCCTATTCCTCTTCTCTCGCTGGTAAGGAATGTGTAATCAACCCCTGCAATGCCATGGTGATTGCCGTGAAGGTTTTAATTCTCTGCAGCACTTTTTTGCTGTACAATCTATATTcag CTCACATGAGGAAACACACTGGAGCTCGTCCCTTTAAATGCAGCCATTGTGACAAGGGCTTCACCACCAAGGCCAACATGTTACGACATGAACTCATCCATACCGGAGAGAAGCCATTCCAGTGTCCATTGTGTGACAAAGCCTTTACGGAAGCCAGGTCCCTGGCCATTCACAACCGCACACACACAGGGGAGAAACCATATGT GTGTAAAATATGCAACTCCAGTTTCCGCCAGCTCGGCACTCTTCAGGCTCACATCTACTGCCACACGGGTCACAAGGGTCACCTGTGTGACCTGTGCGGGAAGGCGTTTCGGCAGAAGACTCAGTTACGAGAACACCAGAAACGACACACCAACAGCAAATCGGTCAAATGTGATGTGTGtggaaaaatgttttatggaaAAG GTGAATTATTCCGTCACAGTTTACAACACAGTGGTGCCCGCCCATACAAGTGTTCCCTCTGCGACAAGACGTTCACGCGCCTGCAGTACCTCCGCGAGCACACGAACATCCACACAGGCAACAAGCCGTACGTGTGTAGCGAGTGCCCCATGGCGTTTCACGACCTCGCCTCCTTGTACAGGCATCAGCTGAAACACAAGAAACAAGCAAAGAAATCGCAAGTTGATACCGTGGACCTTAAGAGAGAGTTGTTCGGATCCGAGGTGGTGATCGTGAATAACGATGCCACCGACGAAGTTCTACAGAATCTGATCGCGGAGGCTGCAGAGAACGGGCAGATACAGATCAGTCAGTCGACGGGCAGTCAGTTGCAAGCAGCAGCTCAGTCCATTCTGGACGTGTCTTCTCCTGTAGCTCAGGTCTATCAGATCACGTACGTGGATCAAGACAACGGGGAGTTGGGAACCGGGGTCAGACAAGACGGTGGACAAATATTAGCAAATGTCGACTTCTCGGCTATTAATCTACTGGCTAATGCAACTCAACTGTCGTTAGGCCAGTAG